AGAAAGCATTTTGAATTGTTGCTATGAAAATTACAATGCTTGCAATGATAGAACAGtgccacacggcggccacgccgtacaaaatacgcgtacttgaatctacataggcacgacgatgtctgtacacgcgtcaatgtgtgcgtaagatgcACAGGGCTGATTAACGCAAAACCCTAAtgagtgctaccaatgacatttaagtTTACTAATgacatatgtaggtatggcttagatagtgcaaatcaatgtaatcgttaatcttacctatttttttaatcctaattaaaatgtgtctgttaTTATCAactacaatagatatacgagtacaaacttaaacgaaatattcggtaggtagttatttcatggaataatcgcgataatttcagaaatcattatttatttagaaaaaggaagtacttagtgccgtgcggccgacataaatcccgttgcgcacccgactgctttcctgcggttttcctgcaatctgcgcttgaggggtggagtaactcgaaccggtgcggggcggagcgtggccattctgtacgttagtactattatatattctgtgacagTGCGTAAAATACAACAACACAACATGCGACTACCCACTGTGTACACGCCTCATCAGTGTCCAACACTACCATATCACATCATGCAACAATCACTACACCATATGCCATCATGCCTCTTACGTATCAGCGCGTCTCGTAGCGCGGTGGCGAGTGCTGTCAACGTGTTGCGTAGACCTGGATGGTGACGCTCGAACATGCCTACATCTAGAACGGTGATGGTGATAAAGTAGGCTAGAAGATCGTTTCTGTACgatattaagtaaattaagGATATGACTCTAGATGATCATTTAGGATAGAAAGCACACATTAAGGTTTAAATGTAGTACAATTTTGCGCAAGATGGTATGAGGgctctcttcttcttcagcctcCTTCAGCTTATGCCATCTGTTCCGGTCTTGAGCAGTTTCCAACCACTTAGTTGGCGCCAGTCACCAACGCATTTGCGGTCTTCCTCTCGGGCGTggctgaatgagggctatcgcgtatgaattcgccgctagaggcgctagtgtagcatgaggtctccaaaatgtcagatttcataatttttgggtgagctacgcgggtttataattagagtaattttgtgaatgttttgcattacctgaaattaattatggcaattattcgttacggggcaatgaaatgtatgtgttttgagacagttttgtctttcggaaacttttgtgcTTCCTTTTTATCCggacaaaacgggactacgcgaCACTGTGGttgcttaatatttttatggtaggtacggttttaagatgtattaaatatgattttaatctaaactttgttttcacgcccgtaataacagactttgaaagccacacttaaaaacctcacgcaacagtggcgccatctagtaagacaaaaaacgatagccctcattaactaCTACCAATGAttgtcattattataataaatattattaagctCGATCTATTACTACACTCGCTACGAAACAGACCTATCTTATTGAATAGCAAAATTTACAAAAGTCTACGACTTCCTTGATGTTAGTAGTCGGATTTGGCTCCTTCTGCTCACAACTTCCGCGGTCACTGGGAGCGATAGATGAATGCCGTGCCGTACTTTATCTGGGTACCGTAAAGCGATTCAACTCTCGAATCTTCGATACTACCAAAGTCAACAAATTTCTCCATAAACTTAAACTAGTAACAATGCTATGAAGACGGCCATACACACCTGGTGGCACAAAATACGCGGTGGTTGGAACACTCCCCGGCTTTACCTATTCACCGCCCTCTTGCAGCGTCAGTGTGGCGACGACAGTCTATCTGTGCTCCGAGCTCCTGTTTTAAATGGAAAAGCAGAAGGTAGGCAGTACTTACAAGCAGGATGGTCGTACAGTGGTGCTACGCTAGCGGCTTCCAAAGGCCCCCCCGCCAGCCTGGCAGAAAGGGCCTCCAAGAACTCTCGCACCGACCGCAGCTCGCGCCCTGCCTCCGCAGGCCCCGGGCTCTCG
Above is a window of Choristoneura fumiferana chromosome 18, NRCan_CFum_1, whole genome shotgun sequence DNA encoding:
- the LOC141438427 gene encoding uncharacterized protein, coding for MRAIANERPRASLRGACDVCPRCGGDSLGGPVPCICPRQRPAVKFESGAWFLRQVQRAASLMPWSISTDKLEQIEEECELESPGPAEAGRELRSVREFLEALSARLAGGPLEAASVAPLYDHPAYVGMFERHHPGLRNTLTALATALRDALIRKRHDGIWCSDCCMM